The Dama dama isolate Ldn47 chromosome 11, ASM3311817v1, whole genome shotgun sequence genome segment AAGAACTTCAACAACAGTTTAACTGAGTGTCAAATTCAGACTGCCCCAGCAGGGCAGGACTCTTAAGAGGTAGACAAATAGAAGTGTTTCTCAAACTGGGTTCTATAGAGATGCTGCAAAAGTTTAGCAATTGAGTttcaattttattcttatttaactATCCTTAGCCAAGAGTCCAGATTTCCATTCTAGACTTCATCAGAAGCCACTCTTTACATGGACATTtgactttaaaatatgttaatgaaATGTAAGTACCATAAATTTGAACTTATAAAATGGTTATGATACCTGtttatatttatctgttttatatatcttAGGATTCTCTATGAGATTCCCTTTGATAAAAGGACTGCAGCAGAAAATGTTTGGAAACCCCTGGCAtggaggaaaattcttaaaaacattaCACAGATTTTGATGTAGCCTCTATGACTACACTAAGCAAATGccagtgtgaaaaatgagaaaagatggGAAGGCAGGCAACTTGTGAATTAAATCAGGAGTGTTACTAATGCAGGAAGTTCATGTTCTTCCAGTTTTAAATGACATCTCTCAGATGTCAGACCCAGATTTCTTGCCCTGTTCCTAACTGGGTTTACTGTCCTACAAGTTAAGAATGGGGTGGCTTTCTGTTGGTGCTCAGACCTGGGTCAGCCCAAGGAAAGAACTTGAAAGGCTAACAGGTGGGTAACCTTCCTCTTCCCCAGTCCTCTTACCAGTCCCATCCTCCACAGGGGACCACCCACGGGGTCTTTCTCCCTGGGTTTCCCTCCTCCAGACACCCCAGGGCTCGTCATGgccacaccccaccctcccctcccaacACTGAGTCTCACCCCTGCCATGTTCCATTTTTTCAGGGTTTAAAAATTGAAGTTGTTTCTCCCACAGCAAATCAAGGTAGCTTCCAAGAGCAGATATGCATTATATAAGAGGCTTCTGAAAACAATGGCTCTATTCATTTGTCTAAAAACTTGAGGGCTTTCCTGGAAAGTGGCAATTTGGGGACTAGGAAGCCTTAAATCACAACTTAAACACAGGATCAAGCAGAGACAAACCCATTCTTCATGAAATTAGAAGCTCCCCAGCTTCCCCTGCTCCTCGTTACCTCCCCTGGTCAACTTACCTTTTCAAAGAGTTTGGTGAAGAATTCATCCTTCCCTTCACTTTGGTCTACAATTTCCTAtagaaacagacatacagaagGACAAGGTCATTCCCTGAACAAATGGACTCTCATGCATACACTAATGGGTCATGGCCCCCAGGCCTCTGAAATCTATAAACTTGACCTTGAGCACTGCTTTAAATTTTCTACCATAGCCTTCACACACACCCCTTGTTTCTCTAACCCTCAGTGGCTTGGGAGAAGTAGCAAACCATGAAAGGGGCAGAAGAAACACCAGGTAGAGAGAAATAAGAGCATGGATGTGTAACTCATGCACAAGGGCTCTGGGCCTTCAAGACCAAGGACCTGATCAGAAGGGCAGTTCTCCTGGTACAAAAACAGCAGAATCTGAGGACTTTCAGGGCATGATAGATAGATAACACAATATATGTGCCATagaaggcttccccagtggctcagcggtaaagaatctgcctacaacgcaggagacaaggagattccagttcgatccctgggttgggaagatcccctggaggaggaaatggcaacccactacagtattcctgcctggagaattccatggacggaggctgcagtccatagggtcgcaaagagtcggacacaactgaagcgactgagcatgcatatgtGTGCCACAGAGTAGGGCCTGCAGGATCTGTGGACCTCTTCCCCCTAAACCCTAAACATGAGGGGAGAAACCTGCCCCCCCAGCTTTGTGAACAGATCCAGTCATGTGGAAATCCACCTGAAAACTCACCTTAGAGAAGATGACACTGGAATTGCTGCCAATTTCACTGAGAGGGGAGAAAAGACAGACTTATTTCTTGGGGATAGCCTTGGGAATCTTTTGGCCAATACCCTCCCTCATCTTCCCAGTTCCTTAGCTAATGCGCCACGCGGGCCTTGCCCGGCTCCACCTCATGCCCCACTTGCCCTTGAAGTGTGAAGTCTGGCACACAGCTCAGCACTTGGCGGtacttctccacctgccctgcgTTCTCACCCCCTGCATTTGCTCAAGATgagccccccaccccgaccccatgTGCCctttcctcccccttcccccgCACCTTCATCTAACTACACACAGTCACACATTAAGGCTCAGAGGTCTCATAAGGCAGTGAGACCCAGGACCAAGTTAAACTACCTACGCCCAAAACATGAAGGAAAAAGAACTGGGTCCTAAGTACTGAAGGGCAGTCATGTCAAAACAATCCTTGGCAAAATACAGGCCTACCTCATTTCACTGTGCTTCgctttattgtatttttcacagattaaaGGTTGGCGGCAACCCTGTGTTGAGCAAGTCTATGGgcgccatttttccaacagtattcactcactgtgtgtctctgtcacattttggtaattctcacaatatttcaaacttttcattattgttttatttgttatggtgatctgtgatcagtttTGTTATTATTGCAAAAGATTCTAACTCCTTGAATGCTCAGACAATAGTTGCCATTTTTTAGCAATCAAGTATTTTTTACTTAAGGTATGCacattgggtttgtttttttttttttgacacaattctATTGCACAATACTACAATAcagtataaacataatttttatacacACTGGAAAACCAAAAACCCCTGTGACTCTCTTTAATGaagtatttgctttattgcagtggtctggaactaaaCCTAAGGTAGGCCTGTTATAAGTTCGGCTGGGGTGTATGTATATTGAATTGTCTGAGCCCAATAGTTGATGACAGCCTCCCTCATCTGAACAAGCCCAGTGCCTCCTGTAGGAATCACCACCTCCATGAAGCAACCCCTGCTTCCCCCAGGACCGTGGAAAGTTAGCTCAAATGCTCCTCCTTGATGTTCTCCTAACACCCTGGGCAAATAAACACTTGCCCCAGACAAAGTGCCACATAAATAACTGCTCACATATCTATGTCCTTTCCAGACTTtgagctcctggagggcagggcccAGGCCTTTCTAGCTTTTTCTCTAGCAGAGTGTTCATTTGTTAGGAGAGCAGGGAGGAAAAAGTGAAGGTGTCTCCATGCAGAGAGCGGCCCTGCTCTCGGGCTCACCCTGTCTCTCTTCTGTGTGGTCACAGAGACCCCTCCACATTTTCCGCTTACTTGCCCTCCCTTGGCCCAAGTGGACCCCAATGTCCGGGAGAGGATTGGCCCTTACTAAAAGATGTgcttcctggagaagactctgaggaCGAACTCAGACTCCTGCCGGGCCTCAGATGTGCAGGGCACGATCACGTACATCCCTGGCTCCAGCCACAGTTCCTGGCTCACTTCCTTCTCTGTGAGAAACGTCACAGGGCGACTCAGGGAAGCATTTTTCCAGAAGAACTCAGAGGGCAGTTTCTTCTGGGCATCAAAGCTCTGTAAATGGAGGACAGAGGGCAACAGATGAGGTGATCACCCAGGGCTGTGGTCAGGCCTGGGCACCTTGTCCAAGAGCCAGGACTAAAGTGGCCTCTGATTTGCCAAATGCTACCTGCCCCAGTGGAGGGGTGAGGAGTGGAGAGAAAACACCAGAACATGTCCTGAGTAGGCACCTCTGCTGGAAACTTACATGAGGCTGAATACACTGGTCATTTGATTTGACTTTGTGTTAAAACAACATCATGCGTAGAATGAGGTGAGGAATGTCACTGCGTCTACACATACACGTTACAGTTGAGGGTCTGAGGCTCAGATAAGGTAGGTCGTCTGCACAGAGTTACCCAGCAGGTAAGAGTCTCTGCCAGTACTGGAATTCAGGGCCGCTAAGCCCCAGTGCCCATGTTCTAGATCCTTCCTGATGCTGCCTCCAGGTATGCGCTACAGTTTCAAGGTTGATTATGACATGATTGTGGTCACAGGTGCACACATACCACCAGCCATCTCCCTCCATACAGATCACCTGGACATTCCACACCATCTCAGGGAATATAGCCTCATTAAAGGGAAAGAGGACTGGCCAAAATCCAGAAGACCCAATCAGAGGTctggtttgtgttttgtttttacatcatattttcattctctcttcctcGCTCCCTCCCTCTTTTATTTCCCCCTCGGccctatttctctctctcacttcctCTTCCCTTGGCTCTCGTGCAGGCTGTGGTGGTCCATACGGGGATGCACACCTTTGCTGATAAAGACACTACACCACGTAAAGACATTTCCCCCATTCCACTCAGGGCTGGGGAAACGAAATGTATGTCCTAGTCCTGCTTGCTTCCTTATTGAGAAAATGAGAACTAGAGAATCAGTCCGTTGCTGTCTTTGCCCTGGCTTCCAGGAATCTCAGAACTCACTTTTACAATCAGCTGTAGCAGCTGTCCTATGTGTAATGTTCCTGGTAGAATCAATTGCTTCCTTCTCCATTGTCCATTTATAAATTTTTTCTCTCCAGGTGAATTCTATAACTGGCTCATGGTTTTGCTCTGTTTACACTTTTTATTGTAGGTTGACCTAAATTCTATTTAGGAATAGGCTTGATataaataactttttctttttaaattaataggtAACTTTGGAAGCACTCAGTATTCCCtcgggagagaaggaaaaaaaaaaaaagcccaaaccaAACTAAGACACCCAATGCAAAATGGTTTCTTTATAAAAATCCTTTTACTCTAATCAGTCTAATCTGAGAAAATTAAGTTTTTCACTCCTGTTTTCTTTGGGAAACAAAATAATAGCTACCACCCTTCAGAGGCCAGGATAGCTCAGGCCTTCTTAACTGATCCCTCTAGGCTGCCACTGCAGCTGAAACAGCTATCCTTGTCCCCTgcctgtgttttctgttttgttttcccaaGCCTTTGTCCCTGTTTCCTAGGCGGTGGGCTGTATGGTCTCCTGTTGTCCCCTCTGTTATAGATCTATTTTATTATGGGCTTCATAACTCAGGCAAGATTGTAATTTATCATTCTTCCTCTGCTGTGACAGTCTGCAATATTTGCCCTAGGTATTTATGTAGAGAtttaataaattctaaaatttattggtTCTGCATCAGGCTCAGACGTCTCTACAGAGGCATAGGGACATTTGGGAGTCCTTGGATAAAAAAGAACAGCTGATGTTCTTTGCTTGCACACACAGGCAGTTGGCATTATTGCCAGCCCTTTCCAGAGCTCCTTACATAAGGCTCCTGCAGTCACAGTGACACCAGCCACAGGGGACATCACTCCCAACCAGGGCCAGAGGGCAAGTGTGAGACTCACCTGGTTcacctgaaaaacaaacaaaaaaaaaagaggcctcaTTAGGCGCTGATCCAGCTCTTTCACAAGCACAAATTCTAACAGAGGCTGATTTACAAGAAGACTCTACCCAGAGGCCACTGCCCCTCCCAGAAGACTTGTTGTTCTAGTCAGTGACATTTTAACCCATCATTAGAAATTCTGGAAAGGGGTGAGGCAAGGTAAGGTTGGCTTGGGGGGAGGGGCAAAGGGAACCAGAATTAActgtactgtgtgccaggtacaaTGATAATCACTATCCACAGGATCTTCTTCTGCTCCACCCTTTGCATAATTAtcactgtccccattttacagatggagaaactgatgtTCAAATGCAAGGAGGAGGCTTGTTTTAGATCATGTATTCCCAAGGGACAGAGACAGGATTTGCACCCATGGTGGACAAAGGAGGTGGGCAGACAGAGACAGGTGGTAAAGAGGACAGGGAATGGGAAGAAAGGATAAGACCCCACGAGAGGCCTACTGACCCTGAAGAGGTAGAAGCCAATGGCGAGGTGAGGCTTCCGGTTGCGGTGCCGGTGTCTGGGCTTCTGGAGCAGGGACACCAGCACGCTGCAGAGCATCTGGGACCTCCTGCCCTCCTGGGGCCTCCAGACCGACAGCAGGAACTGCGGGTTCTTCCAAAATGTGTCTGGGGCAAAACACAGCAAGGTGAGACAGGTTTCCCTAGCATCCTGCTCGCTAAACCACAGGGAGGGGCACAGATCCAGGGTGCCTGCCTGGGATTCCCACTCCAGGGCCACCTGGACAGAGCTGGGGCCTCTTCCACCATAGCTCTGTccctctcccacccacctcctccaCCTCGGGTTCTTTTGTGGACACACAGGCCAAAGGTTACTCTCCCTGTATTAATAGTTTTGGCCcagcacactgcctggcacagaCTTTgtgtcctgtatattcattgccTGGGTTGGTGACTGTGTTAACTAACTAGAGAGTAGATGCCCCTGGTGCCAGGGCAGCTCCATGTTAATGGAGACCAAGCCTTAGCTTATGGGCAGCTTCAGCCTTTGGGGGGGACATTGCTGCTACTggtaagtcgcttccgtcgtgtccgactctgtgcgaccccatagatggcagcccaccaggctcctctgtccctgggattctccaggcaagaacactggagtgggttgccatgtccttctccaatgcatgtatgcatgctaagacgcttcagtcgtgtccgactctgtgcgaccccatggacagcagcccaccagtttcctctgtccatggatttctttaggcaagaatactggagtgggttgccatttccttctccggggggcACATTGAGGGGGAGAGAAAGTCAGAACTAAGACCACTGTGACCTTGCTGAGATCCTACCCCTCTAATCTTTCCTACCATGGAGATGGCTCAGTACCTCCACTGTGGAGAAAGGGATGCAGTCCCCAAACCATTGCACTTGGAGAATGTATATGTGTTCATCTCTTGTACTTGATGACCTGGGAATCCTTGACTTTGTTTCCCTATCAAACTCTAAGTAAGGCGGGCCTGATACATACAATATAAATACTAATTTCAATCCTGCCTGTTACCCCGTTGTTACTTCAGCATATCAAAGGCCTTGTCCGAAAACCACAGAAAGATGTAACTTTTCTATTATGCGCATGCACCTGTGGACTCCTGGTGCTGGTTGGGAAAGAGAACCCACCCTCTACAAAGTAGCAACCCCAACAGATGGGCAGCTTGACAGCATTCTATGCCTCTGTGCAAATTAGGACAAAGGTGTCCCATCTTCCCGCTTGACACAGCCCAGGGCCAGCACACACAGTTCGGCCAGCAAAGCCCCCTACCTCCTCAGCCAGGTGCCCTGGGCAATGGCTCTGCCCACAGCCCCACCTTTGCCTGGAGAAGCTGCTACATTAGACACGAAAGCCTCTGGCTTCCATATACAGACTCACCTCGGGGCGATTTCATCTGGCCCCCAGCAGTGCTCCCATTCTTCCATCTCCCCTCCAGCAGGGTGTATGACCACTTTTGGCCCACCTCCTGAGTCAGCAGGCCTGGGCTCAGTTTACAGATGACCAGAAGCATGAAATGTGCTTTAAAGTCCCGCAGTGACATCCTGTGTagaggatgaaagaaagaaaagaaagtgtagtcgctcagtcgtgtccaactctttgtgaccctgtggactgtagcccacctggctcctctgtccatgggattctccaagcaagaatactggagtgggttgccatttccttctccaagggatcttcccaacccagggatcgaacctgggtctcccatttcacaggcagatgctttaccctctgagccaccagggaagcccatggagatGACATTCAGTCATCAGGACCAGAGGGAAGCTGTAACTAAGGACTGGGCACCTAGCCCTCTGTAGACCCAGAGCCCCATCCTCCATGCCCTCAAGCAGACCCAGGAGAGTGCGGCTGGCTGGAGCAACATGAGGGTCCATCACCAGCAAGTGGTGCTACGGAGAACTCTCTGTGGCTGAAAGCAGCCTCCAACAATGGCTGCCTGAGGGCAATGATCCTGTGCCACTGATGGTGGTGATAAAGCAGAATTGGGGTATTCATAGCTGTCCATTGATTTACACATGTTCAATGAGAATCACACAGATTTGTTCCTAGTCATCTCTTGATAAAAAAGTCTTTGCCCCTGCAGGCTAACGTTATGGCCCAAGGCATGCCACCTGCAGCAGCAGATACTCCATTCACACTCTGTAACAGGAAAGTAATAGTATTTTTAGGGCTCTCGAGTTCAATGACCTCTTTAAGAATAAGTCTGAAAAGGATTGGTAAGGGGAAAAGAGGGGCCCATGGGACAGGTTGGAAGTTAATAGTAAGGGTGAAATGCGGAGGAAACCAGGAACAGGTGGGTCTCATGTCAGACACCCAGAAGCAGCATCAGCTCAGGGCGTCTGGTGGTCTTTCATAAAAAGAGGTGAGAGGCTTTGGGGTGGGTGGGATAGTACTGCTTTGCTCTGGAGGGCACAGGTGCAGTAGCTTATAGTTTGGCAAGAAACAGCAGTCAGAGAGGAGGTGGTGGCCACCCCCACGCTCTGCTCTGAGCACCCACTGAGCTCCATGTCACAGGTCTCTGCTCTGATCACAGAGACTGTGGATGTTGGATTGCCCTGCTAGGATGTGAGCCCCTCAAGGGCCTTCTTGGTCTCCTAAAAGAAGTGCCTGGCATATACGAGGCACCCCATAAATGTCTGCTGAATGGATGTCCTAATGTAAGCCAGGGCGTGTGTTCTGAGTCCCTGCATCAAATACCAGAATTCTCCATCATCATCTTTTCTCAGCAGCATAATCTTCTCCTTGGGGCTCAGTAGATCCCACATACTCGagctgaaaacagaaaagaaatgttttcatGGGGGAGGAATGGATTACAAAGGATATGCAAGAAATTCTTCTTGCATTATAGAGCAGAAATTCTTTTGCCCTAtaatgggcttagtcgctcagtctagGCACATCACTTACTCTGAGCCAAGCTCTGGACTAGGCTCttgacatgttttattttatttttttgacatgttttattttatttaaggatAACAACAATTTTACAAACTGGGGgctttttattgtcatttttgtgtgcatgcgtgctaagttgcttcagttgtgaccgactcttttgTGTCTCTGTGAACCATGCccctcgaggctcctctgtccatgggattctccaggcaagaatactggaatgggttgccatgccctcctccagggcattttcccaacccagaatcaaacccgtgtttcttatgtctcctgcactggccaatgggttctttaccactagcgccacctgagaagccccactgtcatttttagagataaggaaattgaggttaAAAGAGATCAGGTCACTTGCTTGAAGCCACAAAGTTATTAAATGTCAGAACTACCACTGGAATCTatattgctatttctttttttcacaacCCGTCATTTTGGACTTTATTTCTGGCCATAGAAGAGTAAGGCTTTCATGTATCACTTCCCCACTATAAACAGCTAAAAATGGGACAAAATACAGGAAATAATTGCTTTTAGACACAGACAGCAGGCAGCACAGAACTGTGACCCCAAGAGGAGGGAGACAAATGAAGTGAGCCCTAACACTGACTAGACTCCTGCCTGAAACTAATTCCCCAGACACTGATGCAGGGACAGGGACCccaaaagagcctggcagtctTGCTAAGTGTAGGAGACAGTCTGAAGTTCAGGGAGGACAAGGAAGCTAGAATTTGCTGGAAACAGTGCCCAAGAGAAGAGGGCTACTTAAGGAAGGAGCTCCAGAGAACTTCATAGGGGGTCCCTTGAGTCTTTgactaaaataaaatctgtgcatACATGAAATGAAACCCCACAAGACTGAATTATACTGAGAACAATTCCCAGAGTTGACACTAGGTTGGAAATCATTTGAATTCCCACCAGCCAGGGTTAAAAGACCTTATAGAATACGTGGGGTCTTTTATAAAGAACCCAAAGATTCTACACCTTAGTAGTGAGGTCAAATTATCCCCTCAATAAAGTTTTTCCTAGATCTGTCCTAAAACTTCAGAGTATCATTTTAATCCCTAAGCAACTAAATTTACAATGTCCAGCATCTAATAAAAAATTACTAGGTGTATGGAGAAGCAGAAAATGTGATCCATGAccaggaataaaaactgacctagaaataagagaaatatgATTGAACTAGTCTATAAGGACATTAAAACACCTATTAGAAATATGCTCCATGTTCCCAAAGATGTAAAGGGAACTATGGACATaatgaaaagagaagtgaaagatatTCTCAAATGGTATctctagatttaaaaaatatttttttaaaatgaaaactacttTGGATGAGACTAACTGCAGATTAGACACTATGGAATAAAGtccatcattttatttaatccttatcaCACTTCTGGCTCAAAGAAGGTTgcttaagatcacacagctaacaaAGTCAatttaactcatttttttctcaaaacaAGCACTTGTTTTCCTAAACAAACTACTAGCAACAGCATTATGATGCTATATTTCTGTAAcactttaaaatttatgtatatcTTTGGATGCCATTTTTCCACATAGACCCAGTCCCTCTGACAATTCTCTTTATTAAAACGTAATAAATAGAGTGCAGTGCAACCTATCAGGAGTAAAATTCCACTTATTTTTCTGAGCCTTCAATTTTTCATCCATAAAAATGATTCAGTGATGATGCACATGTGAAAATGTTTCTGTACTCTTAAGtgatatgtgaaagtgaaagtcactcagttgtgtctgactctttattatcccatggactatacagtccatggaattctccaggccagaatactggagtgggtagcctttcccttctccaggggatcttcccaacccagggatccaacccaagtctcctgcattgcaggcagattcttaaccagctgagccacgatgaaagcccaagaatactggagtagatagcctatcccttctcaagcagatcttcccaacccaggaattgaaccagggtctcctgaaggcagattctttaccaactgagctatcaagaaaGCCCCCAAGTGATATGTAGAGTTAAGTATTACAAATCTTCATTGCCAGAGGGGAAAGGACTATAACACTTGGTCTGCCTTTCTGCCTGTGCCCTATGCCAGCCCGTAGCCTGTAAAGCCCACAttcctttagggttgattttAGGCAGAAACAATCCAAAAGTAGGCATCTAATCAGAATGTCCAGAGGTCATTAAATGTAATTAGAGTGTAGGGGCCAATCCTGATCTGTCTGACCCTGACTCAACAAGTCCAAGTGTACACTGATTAGAAAGAGCAGTGGACTAGATGCCAAAGCTTGCTTGAGTCATGCTGCGAGACCTTAAAGAGTTCACttaatccaaccagtccatcctaaaggagatcagtcctgaatattcactggaaggactgatgctgaagctgcagctccaatactttggccacctgatgcgaagaactgattcattggaaaagaccctgatgctgggaaagattgaaggcaagaggagaggggatgacagaggatgagatggttggatggcatcaccgactcgatggacgtgagtttgagcaagctccaggagttggtgatggacagggaagcctggctgctgcagtccacggggtcgcaaagagccagacacgactgagcaactgaactgaactgaagcatcagTTTCATCATAAGTAAATGAGGATAAAATCACCTACCTTATAATAGTGTTGTTTGGAGGACTCAGTGAAATGATAAAAATTCAAAAGGTTTAGCACAATGCTGGcaagctctcaataaatattaactttaattataatgaatgaagtgaaagtgaaagtgttagttgttaagttgtgtctgactctttccaaccctatggactatagcccgccaggctcctttgtccatgattctccaggcaagaatactggagcgggtagccatgcccttctccagaggatcttctccacccagagatcaaacctgggtctcctgcattacaagcagattggTCTGCATATTTAAGcattgtatatgcatgtgtgtgtgtctgtgtaaatcactttgctggacacctgaaactaacacaacattgtaaatcaactattattcaaatttaaaataataataattataaacatgAGGGATTGAACCACACAGTCTAAAAGCTTTCCTGATTCAACCTGAGACCAAAAGCATGCACTGGAATTCGTGTGCCAACAACAAACTTCTTTGCCGCCTTCACCTACCCCGTCCTCACCCCTCCCAGCCAGTCTCAGACGTTCACCTGTCACTCCAGTCTCCTCTCCACTCTATCTTCCCCCAGGGGTTCCGCAGCTTCACGAGATACTCAGGTCCATGTCTGGTGGTCACCTACACAAAATGAGAACCAGTTCAGGTGGCTGGGCTAGAGGGCCAACAGCAAATGCTGCAGATATCTGGGTGAGATTCATGCCTACAGCTGAGACCTTGAAATGAACCATCAAAGGCCCTGGGAGTtggcagaggagaaaatggctcTGCTGTTTTGCTTGCTGTGAGACctaaggcaagttacttaacctctctgtgtctgtttACTGATCTGTGAGAAGAAGTTAATGGTCACGTCTATTGCATGAGTTGAACATTCAAAGATATGTCTACTGAGAATCTGTCAATGTGATCTAATTTGTAAAAAGGGTCTTTTCAGGTATAATTAAGTTAAGAATTTTGAGATGAAATCACCCTGGATTAGTGTGGGTCCTAAATTCAATGACAAATGTCATTAcaggaaagggaaagacagaagagaagggcatgtgaagatggaggcaaagACGGGAGCTATGTGTTTGAACTTAGGGAAAGCTTGAGCCACCCTGAGTGGGAGGAGGTACAGAAGGATTCTCCCCAAGCCATCAGAGGGAAGATGGGACTAAGGACACCTGGATTTCAGACATCTGGCTTTAGAAAACACTGTGAAAAACACATTTCTCTTGCTTTACATCTCCCAATTTCTTACTAAGGTACCTACTCATAGGACTGTCGTGAGCATTGAGTTAACACTGGTAAAGCAGTTAAGACAGTATCACACACTAAGTGCCacattttgttaaataaatataaaatcataaaaataaatattttaaagtataaattttgTTATCTAAACGTGAAAATTTTCTTGACACACCAAATATGATTGATGGAGATCTAGGAGATAAAAGTCAGGTAtgaatggagttgaaaaaaatctgAACCAGAGTTAAAGGGAATTGGAGGACTTTGGGGAAGTCACATCCTCTACAGAATAGCAGAAGTTCTCGAAGATTCAACCTGCTGATTCCTTATCTCCGTGCTCTGCTCCTGCTGCTCCCTCCATTAGGAAGGCCCTTCTCCCCTGACACAAATCTACCCATCTTTTAGGGCCAACTCAAGGCCACCTACCCTATAAAGCCTTTTCTGACTTCCCTCC includes the following:
- the CAPN14 gene encoding calpain-14 isoform X2, which translates into the protein MLASSNSGLSGSYEDLQRGQVSEALVDFTGGVTMTINLAEAPDNLWDVLTRAACSRTLIGCQTHCGQRVLENGLVDGHAYTLTGIWKVTTRHGPEYLVKLRNPWGKIEWRGDWSDSSSMWDLLSPKEKIMLLRKDDDGEFWMSLRDFKAHFMLLVICKLSPGLLTQEVGQKWSYTLLEGRWKNGSTAGGQMKSPRDTFWKNPQFLLSVWRPQEGRRSQMLCSVLVSLLQKPRHRHRNRKPHLAIGFYLFRVNQSFDAQKKLPSEFFWKNASLSRPVTFLTEKEVSQELWLEPGMYVIVPCTSEARQESEFVLRVFSRKHIFYEIGSNSSVIFSKEIVDQSEGKDEFFTKLFEKYPEINAIQLQNILNHMPWSGLGSKQPFFSLEACQGILALLDLNASGTVSIQEFRDLWKQLMFYQEVFHKQDTNRSGSLNWAQLRAAMREAGIVLSDDVCQLMLIRYGRPDLQMDFVNFVHLMLRVENMEDVFQNLTQDGKGIYLQKPEWLMMALYC